The following are encoded in a window of Flavobacterium cupriresistens genomic DNA:
- a CDS encoding glycosyltransferase family 2 protein codes for MNELVSIIIPTYNTEKFIRATLESVQNQSYQNWEAILVDDASTDQTVAIIAEFARNDNRIKFFQLAKNSGNGFARNVALEKATGKYIAYLDADDLWFPEKLEKQIWFLKANNLPFTFSFYDCIDEEGNDLNRRVEAPLKLTYKQLFYCNYVGNLTAIYDTAYFGKITLPASQKRQDWRLWLTILKQIKTTRPVAEPLAFYRIRKDSISSSKFKLIKHNFGVYRGFHGYNFVFSLLLMTRFLFTQLVIKPRYIKNK; via the coding sequence ATGAATGAATTAGTATCGATTATAATACCCACCTATAATACTGAAAAGTTCATCAGAGCAACTTTAGAATCAGTTCAGAATCAAAGTTATCAAAACTGGGAAGCAATTTTGGTTGATGATGCTTCAACGGATCAAACGGTCGCTATTATTGCGGAATTTGCTCGAAACGACAACAGAATAAAATTTTTTCAGTTAGCGAAGAACTCTGGAAATGGTTTTGCGAGAAATGTAGCCTTAGAAAAAGCCACAGGAAAATATATTGCCTATCTCGATGCCGATGACTTATGGTTTCCGGAAAAGCTGGAAAAACAAATCTGGTTTTTAAAAGCAAACAATTTGCCTTTTACCTTTTCATTTTATGATTGTATAGACGAAGAAGGCAATGATTTAAACAGAAGAGTAGAAGCACCATTAAAGCTAACTTATAAGCAATTATTTTACTGCAATTATGTCGGTAATTTAACGGCAATTTACGATACAGCTTATTTTGGAAAAATTACCTTGCCAGCCTCTCAGAAAAGGCAAGATTGGCGTTTATGGCTAACGATTTTAAAACAGATCAAAACAACCAGACCAGTTGCGGAACCTTTGGCTTTTTATAGAATTAGAAAAGATTCTATTTCATCTTCAAAATTCAAATTGATTAAACACAATTTTGGCGTTTACAGAGGATTTCACGGTTATAACTTTGTGTTTTCTCTTTTGTTGATGACAAGATTTTTATTTACGCAGTTGGTTATAAAACCTCGATATATAAAGAATAAATAG
- a CDS encoding ORF6N domain-containing protein, giving the protein MDDLSLLPEETISNKIYFIRNQKIMLDRDLAMLYGVETKVLKQAVKRNLSRFPEDFMFELNESEFKNWRSQFVTSNSDKMGLRYAPMAFTEHGILMLSSVLKSDKAIQTNIQIMRIFTKVRELLLGTTEMKIDILQIQKKLENHDKNIELVFSYLDELTEKKENESERIKIGYKK; this is encoded by the coding sequence ATGGACGATCTATCTTTACTTCCGGAAGAAACAATTTCTAACAAAATATACTTTATTCGCAATCAAAAAATAATGCTTGATCGTGATCTTGCGATGCTCTATGGTGTTGAAACAAAGGTTTTAAAACAAGCTGTTAAAAGAAATTTATCTCGATTTCCAGAAGATTTTATGTTTGAACTTAATGAATCAGAGTTTAAAAATTGGAGGTCACAGTTTGTGACCTCCAATTCTGATAAGATGGGTTTACGTTATGCTCCAATGGCATTTACAGAACACGGAATTTTAATGCTTTCAAGTGTTTTGAAAAGCGATAAAGCAATCCAAACTAATATTCAAATTATGCGCATTTTCACAAAAGTGAGAGAATTGCTTTTAGGTACCACAGAAATGAAAATTGATATTCTCCAAATTCAAAAGAAATTAGAAAATCACGATAAAAATATAGAATTGGTTTTTAGCTACTTAGATGAATTAACGGAGAAAAAGGAAAACGAAAGTGAAAGAATTAAAATTGGTTATAAAAAATAA
- a CDS encoding phenylacetate--CoA ligase family protein yields MISLFDLSLQLNGFPIKKAKADLDAITRLSEKEFLQFLQKQKDDIVGFHLQNNPFYNELVGNKIVRKWEDLPVLNKQNLQKPLEHRLSKGYTLKNVYCNKTSGSSGTPFVFAKDKYTHAMTWASNSMRFGWFGIDFNYSYQARFYGIPMDFVGYQKERFKDYLGNRFRFPVFDLSDEVLERFLQKFKTKKFDYLNGYTSSIVLFAKFLEKKNSFLKDICPTLKACFVTSEMLFESDKKLLEKQFGIPIINEYGASELDLIAFENPKGEWQVNSETLFVEILDEHNQVLPYGKEGRIVITSLFNKANPFIRYDIGDIGILDEKSTLQKPILKKLVGRTNDVALLPSGKKSPGLTFYYVTKSIIEDDGNVKEFIIKQTQLDTFEIEYISEHELDIHQIQKIEEAISLYLEPNLNFSFIRKTVLERTNRGKLKQFKSYL; encoded by the coding sequence ATGATTTCTCTTTTTGATCTTTCGCTTCAATTAAATGGTTTTCCGATAAAGAAAGCAAAGGCTGATTTAGATGCAATCACTCGTCTTTCTGAAAAGGAATTTTTACAATTTCTTCAAAAACAAAAAGATGATATTGTTGGTTTTCACTTGCAAAACAATCCATTTTATAACGAATTAGTTGGAAACAAAATTGTCCGAAAATGGGAAGATTTACCCGTTCTGAACAAGCAAAATTTGCAAAAGCCACTTGAACATAGACTTTCAAAAGGCTATACTTTAAAAAATGTCTATTGTAACAAAACGTCCGGATCCAGCGGGACGCCTTTTGTTTTTGCTAAAGATAAGTATACTCATGCCATGACCTGGGCTTCCAATAGTATGCGTTTTGGCTGGTTCGGAATCGATTTTAATTACTCTTATCAGGCTCGTTTTTACGGTATTCCGATGGATTTTGTTGGCTATCAAAAAGAGCGCTTTAAAGATTATTTAGGGAACCGGTTCCGATTTCCTGTTTTTGACTTATCGGATGAAGTTTTGGAAAGATTTCTGCAGAAATTCAAAACAAAAAAATTCGATTACCTCAACGGTTATACCAGTTCTATTGTTTTGTTTGCTAAATTCTTAGAGAAAAAAAATAGTTTTTTAAAAGACATTTGTCCAACACTAAAGGCCTGTTTTGTGACTTCGGAAATGCTTTTTGAATCGGATAAAAAACTATTAGAAAAACAATTCGGAATTCCGATTATCAATGAATACGGGGCTTCGGAACTGGATTTGATTGCTTTTGAAAATCCAAAAGGCGAATGGCAGGTAAACTCCGAAACGCTTTTTGTTGAAATTTTGGATGAACATAATCAGGTTTTACCTTATGGAAAAGAAGGTCGCATCGTGATTACTTCTTTATTTAACAAAGCGAATCCATTTATAAGATACGACATTGGCGACATTGGAATTTTAGATGAAAAAAGTACGCTTCAAAAACCGATTCTCAAAAAACTGGTTGGTAGAACCAATGATGTCGCGCTCTTACCAAGCGGGAAAAAATCACCCGGATTGACGTTTTATTATGTCACTAAGAGCATTATTGAAGACGATGGTAATGTAAAAGAGTTTATCATCAAACAAACCCAATTAGATACGTTTGAAATTGAATATATCAGTGAACATGAATTAGATATCCATCAGATTCAAAAAATAGAAGAGGCTATTTCTTTGTATTTAGAACCTAATTTAAATTTCAGTTTTATTCGAAAGACGGTTTTAGAAAGAACGAACCGTGGAAAACTAAAACAGTTTAAATCTTATTTATAA
- the purD gene encoding phosphoribosylamine--glycine ligase: protein MTILLLGSGGREHAFAWKMIQSPLCEKLFVAPGNAGTAGIATNVAMSPTDFDAIKTFVLQEKVGMVVVGPEDPLVKGIYDYFKNDESLKHIPVIGPSKLGAQLEGSKEFAKEFLMKHNIPTAAYDSFTAETVEKGCDFLETLQPPYVLKADGLAAGKGVLIIQDLEEAKTELRNMLVHQKFGAASSKVVIEEFLDGIELSCFVLTDGKSYKILPTAKDYKRIGEGDTGLNTGGMGAVSPVPYVDAVLMEKIETRIVKPTIEGFQKDGIEYKGFVFIGLINVKNEPIVIEYNVRMGDPETEVVVPRLKSDLVELFLSVADQKLDSFELEVDPRSATTIMVVSGGYPEDFEKGKVITGLENITDSIVFHAGTKLEDGAVLSNGGRVLTITSYGDDFQQAIKKSYQNIDKLNFDKMYFRKDIGFDLL from the coding sequence ATGACAATTTTACTATTGGGATCAGGCGGAAGAGAGCATGCATTTGCATGGAAAATGATTCAAAGTCCGCTTTGCGAAAAACTTTTTGTTGCACCGGGAAATGCCGGAACTGCCGGTATTGCCACAAATGTTGCAATGTCTCCAACCGATTTTGATGCTATAAAAACATTTGTACTACAGGAAAAAGTAGGTATGGTAGTCGTTGGACCTGAAGATCCGTTGGTAAAAGGTATTTACGATTATTTCAAAAATGACGAAAGTTTAAAGCATATTCCGGTTATTGGGCCATCTAAATTAGGGGCACAATTAGAAGGAAGTAAAGAATTCGCTAAAGAATTCTTAATGAAACATAACATTCCAACTGCAGCTTACGACAGTTTTACGGCTGAAACAGTTGAAAAAGGATGTGACTTTTTAGAAACATTACAACCGCCATACGTTTTAAAAGCAGATGGTTTAGCTGCCGGAAAAGGAGTTTTGATTATTCAGGATTTAGAAGAAGCTAAAACAGAATTGAGAAACATGCTGGTTCATCAAAAATTTGGTGCGGCGAGTTCAAAAGTAGTTATCGAAGAATTTTTAGACGGAATTGAATTAAGCTGTTTTGTTTTAACTGACGGTAAAAGTTATAAAATTTTGCCAACAGCTAAAGATTACAAACGAATTGGCGAAGGTGATACAGGATTAAATACAGGCGGAATGGGAGCAGTTTCTCCGGTTCCTTACGTAGATGCCGTTTTGATGGAAAAAATCGAAACACGTATCGTAAAACCAACAATTGAAGGTTTTCAGAAAGATGGAATTGAATACAAAGGATTTGTATTTATTGGTTTGATCAATGTGAAAAACGAACCAATCGTTATTGAATACAACGTGAGAATGGGGGATCCGGAAACAGAAGTTGTAGTACCAAGATTAAAATCTGATTTAGTTGAACTGTTCTTGTCCGTAGCAGATCAGAAATTAGATTCTTTTGAATTAGAGGTTGATCCAAGAAGTGCCACAACAATTATGGTGGTTTCAGGCGGATATCCGGAAGATTTCGAGAAAGGAAAAGTAATTACCGGTTTAGAAAATATTACTGATTCTATTGTTTTCCACGCGGGAACTAAATTAGAAGATGGAGCAGTTTTGAGTAACGGAGGTCGTGTATTGACGATTACTTCTTACGGAGATGATTTCCAACAAGCCATAAAAAAATCTTACCAAAACATAGATAAACTAAATTTTGATAAGATGTATTTTAGAAAAGATATCGGCTTCGACTTACTTTAA
- a CDS encoding DUF6341 family protein: MTAFFEGIQYLFVNILFAPLDFLRRLELITWFGANTINWIFMIICSAAIVYWIKQLRIFDAAGTENQDTTAHSFLK; this comes from the coding sequence ATGACAGCTTTTTTTGAAGGAATACAATACTTATTCGTTAACATTTTATTTGCTCCACTTGACTTTTTACGTCGTTTAGAGCTAATTACTTGGTTTGGTGCAAACACAATTAACTGGATATTTATGATTATTTGTTCTGCAGCAATCGTATATTGGATTAAACAATTACGCATTTTTGATGCTGCAGGAACAGAAAATCAAGATACTACGGCTCACTCTTTCTTAAAGTAA
- a CDS encoding DUF6427 family protein: protein MITSVFKKSTPLNYSLVVILILVFFFLFQIQEPSWISSPFLAFQKISLLCFIFASFFLINFIVKKNGLSKDNGYSIFFYLLFLLFFPTIFNDSNVIYANFFILLALRRLISLQSLKASKEKIFDASFWILVASLFQFWCILFLILVFISIIFHVSRDYRNWVLPFIALLAVSVIFLLISLVFHIDAIQFFEKRAVVDFSIDYFKNNYENAALSIYTAVALFFVFSMLTTFSNRPQIVHSSYKKVVACFFIAVIVFIVSPNKSNDLLLFSIAPLTIMASGHVEYIQQKLNNEIVFYALIACSLFTFLSQL from the coding sequence ATGATAACAAGTGTTTTTAAAAAATCTACGCCATTAAATTATTCATTGGTCGTAATTTTAATACTGGTTTTCTTTTTTCTTTTTCAAATTCAGGAACCATCCTGGATCAGTTCCCCGTTTTTGGCATTTCAAAAAATAAGTCTTTTGTGCTTTATTTTTGCTTCTTTTTTCCTGATTAATTTTATTGTAAAGAAGAACGGACTCAGTAAAGACAACGGTTACTCGATATTTTTCTACTTATTGTTCTTATTGTTTTTCCCCACAATATTTAATGATTCGAATGTAATATATGCGAACTTTTTTATTCTGTTAGCCCTTAGAAGGTTAATTTCGCTTCAGTCTCTGAAGGCTTCAAAAGAAAAAATATTTGACGCTTCTTTTTGGATTTTAGTAGCTTCTTTATTTCAATTTTGGTGTATTCTTTTCCTGATATTGGTTTTTATATCGATTATTTTTCACGTTTCACGTGATTATAGAAACTGGGTATTGCCTTTTATAGCACTTTTAGCGGTTAGCGTGATTTTTTTATTAATCTCTTTGGTCTTTCATATCGATGCCATTCAGTTTTTTGAAAAACGTGCTGTAGTTGATTTCAGTATTGATTATTTTAAGAACAATTACGAAAACGCTGCACTTTCAATCTACACTGCGGTAGCCTTATTTTTTGTGTTTTCGATGTTAACAACCTTTTCAAACAGGCCACAAATTGTGCATTCATCATACAAAAAAGTAGTAGCCTGTTTTTTTATAGCGGTTATTGTTTTTATTGTTTCACCAAACAAAAGCAACGATTTATTGTTGTTTAGTATTGCACCTTTAACCATTATGGCATCAGGACATGTAGAATATATACAGCAAAAGTTAAATAATGAAATTGTTTTTTACGCGCTCATTGCCTGTAGTTTATTTACATTTTTGTCCCAATTATAA
- the upp gene encoding uracil phosphoribosyltransferase gives MKIHYISEDNSVLNHFLGQIRNINVQNDSMRFRRNIERIGEIMAYELSKTLAYKSVEIQTPLGIKKTTEISEDLVLCSILRAGLPLHNGFLNYFDHAENSFVSACRHHPNNDDAFEILVEYQALSNINNKTVLLLDPMLATGQSIVAVHEKLVQNATPNEIHIVVVIAAPEGIQYLEKNLPENCHLWVASLDEKLNEKNYIIPGLGDAGDLAYGSKL, from the coding sequence ATGAAAATTCATTATATATCGGAAGATAACAGTGTTTTAAACCATTTTTTAGGTCAAATTCGAAATATAAATGTTCAAAACGACAGTATGCGTTTTCGAAGAAACATAGAGCGAATCGGCGAAATTATGGCCTATGAACTGAGTAAAACTTTGGCTTATAAAAGTGTCGAAATTCAGACTCCGCTTGGGATTAAAAAAACAACCGAAATAAGTGAAGATCTGGTTTTATGTTCAATTTTAAGAGCCGGATTACCCCTGCACAATGGGTTTTTAAATTATTTTGATCATGCAGAAAACAGCTTTGTTTCTGCTTGCAGACATCATCCGAATAATGATGATGCTTTTGAAATTTTAGTTGAATATCAAGCGCTTTCAAACATAAACAATAAAACGGTTCTGCTTCTCGACCCGATGTTGGCCACAGGTCAGTCTATCGTTGCTGTTCATGAAAAATTAGTTCAAAACGCAACTCCAAACGAAATTCATATTGTAGTCGTGATTGCTGCTCCGGAAGGCATACAGTATCTCGAAAAGAATCTTCCCGAAAATTGCCACTTATGGGTTGCTTCGTTGGACGAGAAATTAAACGAAAAAAATTACATTATTCCGGGTCTTGGTGATGCCGGTGATCTTGCTTATGGCAGTAAATTATAA
- a CDS encoding DUF4254 domain-containing protein: protein MFSKLAYSVFEQSIKDYHQFDNVDQPINNPFPKDKFEHLLYLKNWIDTVQWHFEDIIRDPQIDPVAALTLKRRIDASNQERTDMVEYIDSYFLQKYSEVKVKDGAKINSESPAWAFDRLSILALKIYHMHEEATRAEASQEHRDKCQEKLNILLEQRSDLSTAIDDLLTDIENGDKFMKVYKQMKMYNDDDLNPVLYQNKK from the coding sequence ATGTTTTCAAAATTAGCATATTCGGTTTTCGAACAAAGCATCAAAGATTATCACCAGTTTGATAATGTTGATCAACCTATAAACAATCCGTTTCCAAAAGATAAATTTGAACATTTATTATACTTAAAAAACTGGATTGACACTGTTCAATGGCATTTTGAAGATATTATTCGTGATCCGCAAATTGACCCGGTAGCAGCATTAACATTAAAAAGAAGAATTGATGCTTCTAACCAGGAACGTACCGATATGGTAGAATATATCGACAGTTATTTTTTGCAAAAATACAGCGAAGTAAAAGTAAAAGACGGTGCAAAAATCAATTCTGAAAGTCCGGCTTGGGCATTTGACAGATTGTCTATTTTGGCATTAAAAATTTATCATATGCATGAAGAAGCTACTCGTGCAGAGGCTTCACAAGAGCACAGAGATAAGTGTCAGGAAAAATTAAATATTCTTTTAGAACAAAGAAGTGATTTATCTACAGCAATCGATGATTTGTTGACAGATATCGAAAATGGAGATAAATTCATGAAAGTGTACAAACAAATGAAAATGTACAACGACGATGATTTGAATCCGGTTTTATACCAAAACAAAAAATAG
- a CDS encoding glycosyltransferase family 9 protein has protein sequence MRLSAMGDVAMTVPVLRAFVKQYPTIKITVISRPFFKPFFEGIPNLDFFAFDEKERHKGFLGLLRLFSDVKKLKIDAFADLHNVLRSKIVSFLFALTGKKRATVDKGREGKKELTRVENKIFKQLPTMFERHSKVFEKLGFPVNLSNPEFPKRAVLSAEITDLVGESYQKLIGIAPFAQYDSKVYPLDFMEEVIAKLADNKEQTILLFGGGKKEIEILESLSKPFKNVINVAGKIKFQQELKLISNLDVMLSMDSGNAHIAAMLGVKVVTLWGATHPYAGFLPFNQSLDNALLSDRNLYPNLPSSVYGNKIIEGYEDAMRTISPKKVAKRIQSLLEEKK, from the coding sequence ATGCGACTCTCTGCAATGGGAGATGTTGCCATGACGGTTCCTGTTTTACGTGCTTTTGTAAAACAGTATCCGACGATAAAAATTACGGTGATTTCACGTCCGTTTTTTAAGCCTTTTTTTGAAGGAATTCCCAATCTTGATTTTTTTGCTTTTGATGAAAAAGAGCGCCACAAAGGTTTTCTGGGGCTTTTGAGATTATTTTCAGATGTCAAAAAACTCAAAATTGATGCTTTTGCAGATTTACATAATGTTTTAAGATCTAAAATTGTGAGTTTTCTTTTTGCTTTAACCGGAAAAAAGAGAGCCACAGTCGACAAAGGACGAGAAGGTAAAAAGGAATTAACACGCGTCGAGAATAAAATTTTCAAGCAATTACCAACGATGTTTGAGAGACACTCAAAAGTGTTTGAAAAACTCGGTTTTCCCGTCAACTTATCGAATCCTGAATTTCCGAAAAGAGCGGTATTAAGTGCTGAAATTACTGATTTGGTGGGAGAAAGTTACCAAAAACTAATCGGAATTGCACCATTTGCACAATATGATTCTAAAGTATATCCGTTGGATTTCATGGAGGAAGTAATTGCAAAACTGGCTGATAATAAAGAACAAACTATTTTACTTTTTGGAGGAGGAAAGAAAGAAATCGAAATTTTAGAGTCTCTTTCAAAGCCCTTTAAAAATGTAATAAATGTCGCCGGAAAAATTAAATTCCAACAAGAGCTAAAACTAATAAGCAATTTGGACGTAATGCTTTCCATGGACTCCGGAAATGCACATATTGCAGCGATGTTGGGTGTAAAAGTGGTTACGCTCTGGGGCGCAACGCATCCGTATGCAGGATTTCTACCGTTTAATCAAAGTCTTGATAATGCTTTGCTTTCGGATCGAAATCTGTATCCTAATTTACCGTCTTCTGTATATGGAAATAAAATAATCGAAGGTTATGAAGATGCCATGAGAACCATTTCTCCTAAGAAAGTGGCTAAGAGGATTCAGTCGCTTTTGGAAGAAAAAAAGTAG
- a CDS encoding ferredoxin--NADP reductase: MPSFLKLIIKEVKRETADAVSVLFNVPEELKPDYKFVAGQYINLKLTLDNQEIRRAYSICSGPESGELRIAVKAVKNGLFSQFANTKLKAGDVLEVGHPEGKFTFEPDAERQKNYAAFVAGSGITPVLSIIKSVLKSEPKSSFVLVYGNKTPEETIFHQELHDLQLQYVGRLFVHYVFSQAKAENALFGRIDKSAVNFVLNNKHKELQFDKFYLCGPEEMINTVSGILKEKNIKESAIKFELFTSSTKENQINTSLEGHTKITVLVDDDEVTFEMSQKQTILDAALKQGIDAPYSCQGGICSSCLARITTGTAEMTKNSILTDREIASGLVLTCQAHPTSETIYVDFDDV, translated from the coding sequence ATGCCTTCATTCTTAAAACTTATAATTAAAGAGGTAAAACGTGAAACTGCCGATGCTGTTTCTGTTCTTTTTAATGTTCCCGAAGAACTAAAACCGGACTATAAATTTGTTGCCGGACAATATATAAACTTAAAACTAACCCTTGATAACCAAGAGATTAGACGTGCTTACTCAATTTGTTCAGGACCGGAAAGTGGTGAATTAAGAATTGCGGTAAAAGCGGTTAAAAATGGTTTGTTTTCGCAATTTGCAAATACCAAACTAAAAGCCGGAGATGTTCTTGAAGTAGGGCACCCTGAAGGAAAATTTACTTTCGAACCAGATGCTGAAAGACAAAAAAATTATGCAGCTTTTGTAGCAGGTAGCGGAATCACTCCTGTACTTTCTATTATAAAGTCCGTTTTAAAAAGTGAACCAAAAAGCTCATTTGTATTGGTTTATGGAAATAAAACACCTGAAGAGACGATCTTTCATCAGGAATTACATGATTTACAATTGCAATATGTAGGGCGCTTATTTGTGCATTATGTATTTAGTCAGGCTAAAGCTGAAAATGCTTTATTTGGCAGAATTGACAAATCGGCTGTGAATTTTGTATTGAATAACAAACATAAAGAATTACAATTTGATAAATTCTACTTGTGTGGTCCTGAGGAAATGATCAATACGGTTTCGGGTATTCTAAAAGAGAAAAACATAAAAGAATCTGCTATTAAGTTTGAGCTTTTTACTTCTTCTACTAAAGAAAATCAAATCAATACCTCATTAGAAGGACATACAAAAATTACGGTTTTAGTTGATGATGATGAAGTTACTTTTGAAATGTCTCAAAAACAAACGATTCTTGACGCAGCACTAAAACAAGGAATCGATGCTCCTTATTCTTGCCAAGGCGGAATTTGCAGCAGCTGTCTAGCACGTATCACAACAGGAACGGCAGAAATGACTAAAAATTCTATTTTAACTGACCGAGAAATTGCTTCCGGTTTAGTCTTGACCTGTCAAGCACACCCAACATCGGAGACTATTTACGTAGATTTTGATGACGTTTAG
- a CDS encoding DUF5687 family protein, whose protein sequence is MIKKFIYLEWKAFIRSASFGSNLAMKILIGFLMIYFSILFIGMGVGAFYMLKEMNLEPLVTVNRFLIYYFLFDLVIRLLMQAIPVLNIKPLLVLPFKKPTIVHFSLGKTALSFFNWVHALFFLPFSIVLAIEGYDIMGIIFWHLAVLSLVYINNFLNIILSNIDKLFVVFVAVIVALGAAQYYKIFDITTFTAPFFQGFYNTNGMVFIPVLVLVSLYVFTFKYFKNNLYLDAGLSKKEDIASTENLSWLNQFGTLGTFLKNDIKLIKRNKRSKTTILMSVLFLFYGLIFFGNSHQPAVMYIFAGIFVSGGFLFVFGQFVPSWDSSYYQLMMTQNIPYRGYITSKWWLIVIATFVSTIIASFYLFYGWEVYLTIVVGAIYNIGVNSHMVLLGGAFTKTPIDLSNAGGAFSDKKAFNVNAMLLTLPKILLPLGLYGVGLYLGDKTLGLVLVAGAGFLGFIFRNKVFSLIEKRYKIEKYSTISAYKQKN, encoded by the coding sequence ATGATTAAAAAGTTTATTTACCTGGAATGGAAAGCCTTTATTCGATCTGCCTCATTTGGTTCTAATTTGGCCATGAAAATTCTGATCGGTTTCTTGATGATCTATTTTTCAATCCTTTTTATAGGGATGGGTGTTGGAGCCTTTTATATGCTTAAAGAAATGAATCTGGAACCATTAGTTACGGTTAACAGATTTCTAATTTATTATTTTCTGTTCGACCTCGTTATTCGATTGCTGATGCAGGCCATACCGGTGCTCAATATAAAACCGTTATTGGTTTTACCTTTTAAGAAACCAACAATTGTTCATTTTTCGCTGGGCAAAACAGCTTTATCTTTTTTTAATTGGGTCCATGCGCTGTTCTTTCTTCCTTTTTCGATCGTATTAGCTATTGAGGGATATGATATTATGGGTATTATTTTTTGGCATCTGGCGGTTCTTTCGTTAGTATATATCAACAACTTTCTGAATATCATTTTGAGTAATATCGACAAGTTATTTGTTGTTTTTGTAGCTGTAATTGTGGCCTTAGGAGCAGCACAATACTACAAGATATTCGACATTACAACTTTTACAGCTCCATTTTTTCAAGGGTTTTATAACACAAATGGAATGGTTTTTATCCCGGTTTTGGTATTAGTTAGTTTGTATGTCTTTACATTTAAATATTTTAAAAACAATTTATATTTAGATGCAGGACTTTCTAAAAAAGAAGACATTGCCAGCACAGAAAATCTTTCGTGGCTGAATCAGTTTGGTACTTTGGGGACATTTCTTAAGAATGATATTAAATTGATTAAGAGGAACAAGAGATCAAAAACAACTATTTTAATGAGTGTTCTCTTTTTGTTTTACGGGCTTATCTTTTTTGGAAATTCACACCAGCCGGCTGTGATGTATATTTTTGCCGGGATATTTGTTTCAGGTGGATTTCTATTTGTTTTTGGACAATTTGTACCAAGTTGGGACAGTTCGTATTATCAATTGATGATGACGCAGAATATTCCGTATCGCGGTTATATTACTTCAAAATGGTGGTTGATAGTGATTGCGACTTTTGTTTCGACAATTATCGCTTCTTTTTATCTTTTTTACGGATGGGAAGTATACTTAACAATCGTTGTTGGAGCGATTTATAATATTGGAGTTAATTCTCACATGGTACTTTTAGGAGGCGCATTTACCAAAACGCCAATTGATTTGAGTAATGCCGGAGGAGCCTTTAGCGATAAAAAAGCGTTCAACGTCAATGCCATGTTATTGACGTTACCAAAAATATTATTGCCTTTGGGATTGTATGGTGTCGGACTTTATTTGGGAGATAAAACGCTCGGATTAGTATTAGTTGCCGGAGCCGGTTTTTTAGGTTTTATTTTTAGAAATAAGGTCTTTTCTTTAATTGAAAAAAGGTACAAAATAGAAAAATACAGTACGATAAGTGCGTATAAACAAAAGAATTAA
- a CDS encoding ABC transporter ATP-binding protein codes for MIQVSQLSKKYNGTTVLNIEHLEIPKGQSFGLVGNNGAGKTTFFSLLLDLIQPSTGNIKSNDIQVNTNENWKSFTGSFLDESFLIGYLTPEEYFYFIGDLRHQNKADVDALLAKQEEFFNGEILKNKKYLRDLSKGNQKKVGIIATLIGNPEVIILDEPFANLDPTTVSRLKKIIKELAEDPNVTVLVSSHDLQHTVEVCDRIVALNKGEIVKDIQTSKETLQELESFFAV; via the coding sequence ATGATACAAGTAAGTCAGCTTTCAAAAAAATACAACGGGACAACAGTTTTAAATATTGAGCATCTTGAGATTCCAAAAGGGCAAAGTTTCGGATTAGTTGGAAATAACGGAGCCGGAAAAACCACTTTTTTCAGTTTATTATTGGACTTGATTCAGCCTTCGACAGGAAATATTAAAAGCAATGATATTCAGGTTAATACCAATGAAAATTGGAAATCGTTTACAGGTTCTTTTCTCGATGAAAGTTTCCTGATTGGGTATTTAACTCCGGAAGAATATTTTTATTTTATTGGAGATTTACGCCACCAGAATAAAGCAGATGTGGATGCCTTGTTAGCAAAACAGGAAGAGTTTTTTAATGGAGAAATCTTGAAAAACAAAAAGTACCTGCGAGATTTATCTAAAGGAAATCAGAAGAAGGTGGGGATAATTGCTACACTTATCGGTAATCCCGAAGTGATTATTCTCGATGAGCCTTTTGCAAATTTAGATCCTACAACCGTAAGTCGATTGAAAAAAATTATTAAAGAATTAGCCGAAGATCCAAACGTAACCGTTCTGGTTTCCAGTCATGATTTGCAGCACACGGTAGAGGTTTGCGATAGAATTGTGGCACTCAATAAAGGAGAAATAGTTAAAGATATTCAAACTTCAAAAGAAACCTTACAAGAATTGGAATCGTTTTTTGCAGTATAA